One Heyndrickxia oleronia genomic window, AGTTGCATATGATCACTTCGACCACTATACTCAAGCAGGTGATTTATATCGACTATTGAGCGAAGAAGAACGTACACGTTTAGTGAATAATATTGTAGAGGCAATGAAACCCGTTAAACTAGAGGAAATCAAATTACGTCAAATTGGACATTTCTATAAAGCAGATCCAGAGTATGGAACTCGTATTGCTGAAGGCTTAGGATTACCTATACCACAAGAAGTGTAAAAAGAGGGGTATAAGTTCACTTGTTCGATTGGCAAAAATGCAAATAGTAATCAATCATTCTCATTTTGATTCTCATATTCTCAACTATAGGGGGCTGTCTCAATGCGAGATAGTCCCTATTTTAAAAACCCTTTTTTTTACATTAAATTAAATGGTGGGCAGAAGAATTAACCATAGAGTGGGGAAAAAGTACATAGTTATTGGAGAATCTTATGAAAGAGCTTTTTTTATAAGGGGACAAGGTTATGGAAGAAGAACAGATGATGGAGCTTATTCCTTTTCTAAAAGAACGAGGATTACGGATTACACCGCAAAGAATGTTAATTTTGAGTACCATTCAAAAGCTCAACATACATCCGACTGTGGAAGATATCCATCGAGAATTACCCTATATTAGTTTGGCAACGATCTATAACAATGTCAAATTATTCGTTCAACTACGTATTTTGAAGGAATTGCCTTATGGTAATGGAATAAGTAAATATGAACTCTCCACAACGGATCATTATCATATTATTTGTGAATCATGTGGAAAAATAGAAGATTTTAATTATCCGAAATTAAAGGAAGTAGAGCAAGTTGCCTCAAGGCTCTCTCATTTTTCTATTCAATTGCACCATTTTGAGGTGTATGGCATATGTAAGGAATGTCAGGAATTATCCAAATAGTAAGCTCCTATTCCAGAGCTGGAAACCAAGGGGCTAATAGGGAGCTGTGAATTGATGATGAAAAAAACGGTTTGCCCCATCTGCCATACAAAGATCAAATATTTAAAGCATAGTATTCTTTGTAAGTGTGGAATGAAATGTAGAAATACAAAATCTATCGCTTAAGTGATGAACGATTCTTCTTGTAAGAATCGT contains:
- a CDS encoding Fur family transcriptional regulator; translation: MEEEQMMELIPFLKERGLRITPQRMLILSTIQKLNIHPTVEDIHRELPYISLATIYNNVKLFVQLRILKELPYGNGISKYELSTTDHYHIICESCGKIEDFNYPKLKEVEQVASRLSHFSIQLHHFEVYGICKECQELSK